A stretch of the Inquilinus sp. Marseille-Q2685 genome encodes the following:
- a CDS encoding helix-turn-helix domain-containing protein, with product MQTPAIPNFFLYGEPPRTVDDRFLHLEALEDRSRPSGWTIRPHAHANLNHVFHFTRGGGVARAEGQSIRLRAPCLLLVPAGVVHGFDFEPETVGSVLTVSDTYLRELVRREPEFRPLFAAPAVIPVADQGFLRASLGRLSRELAWLAPGRAAAVEALLVGILVEVLRLAQAGGGEAAAPGPQALLVARFRERIEERYRAHDEVEDYARALAVSPKRLWAACRRVAGAPPARLIQDRLLLEAKRLLLYTNVPVAEAAYALGFNDPAYFSRLFARETGRSPRAFRRGGDDQVRTDASSQSPSEIALA from the coding sequence ATGCAGACGCCCGCGATCCCGAACTTCTTCCTCTATGGCGAGCCGCCGCGGACTGTCGACGACCGGTTCCTCCATTTGGAGGCATTGGAGGATCGCAGCCGGCCGAGCGGCTGGACCATCCGGCCCCATGCCCATGCCAACCTGAACCACGTCTTCCACTTCACCCGCGGCGGCGGCGTCGCCCGGGCCGAGGGGCAGTCGATCCGGTTGCGGGCGCCCTGCCTGCTATTGGTGCCGGCGGGGGTGGTGCACGGCTTCGACTTCGAGCCGGAGACGGTCGGCTCGGTGCTGACCGTGTCGGACACGTATCTGCGCGAGCTGGTGCGGCGCGAGCCGGAGTTCCGGCCGCTCTTCGCGGCGCCGGCCGTGATCCCGGTCGCCGACCAGGGTTTCCTGCGCGCCAGCCTCGGCCGGCTGTCGCGCGAGCTGGCCTGGCTGGCGCCCGGCCGCGCCGCGGCGGTGGAGGCGCTCCTGGTCGGGATCCTGGTCGAGGTGCTGCGCCTGGCGCAGGCGGGAGGAGGAGAGGCCGCGGCGCCGGGCCCGCAGGCGCTGCTGGTGGCCCGGTTCCGCGAGCGGATCGAGGAGCGCTACCGCGCCCATGACGAGGTCGAGGACTATGCCCGGGCGCTGGCGGTCAGCCCGAAGCGGCTCTGGGCCGCCTGCCGCCGGGTGGCCGGCGCGCCGCCGGCCCGGCTGATCCAGGACCGGCTGCTGCTCGAGGCCAAGCGCCTGCTGCTCTACACCAATGTCCCGGTGGCCGAGGCGGCCTACGCCCTCGGCTTCAACGATCCGGCCTATTTCTCGCGGCTGTTCGCCAGGGAGACTGGCCGGTCGCCGCGCGCCTTCCGCCGCGGCGGCGATGACCAAGTTCGGACTGATGCCTCAAGTCAGAGCCCGTCCGAGATCGCGCTGGCGTGA